GCGGTGGTCTCGCTGGCGCTCGGCGTGTTCGGCCTGGTGACGGCCGAATTCCTGCCCGCCAGCCTGCTGACGCGGCTGGCGCAGGATCTTGGCGTCAGTGAAGGTGCCGCCGGCCAGGCCGTGACGGCGACGGCCGTCGTCGGCGCGATCGCCGCGCCCACTATGGCCATCGTCACCAAGCGGCTCGACCGCCGATTGGTCATGTGGATGCTCACCGTCCTGCTGATCGTTTCCAACCTCGTTGCCGCCTTCGCTTCCTCGCTCGCGATGTTGCTTCTGGCCCGTGTGGTTCTGGGGATCGCGCTCGGCGGCTTCTGGTCGATGTCGGCCGCTATGGCGATGCGGCTGGTGCCGATGCGGCTGATGCCGCGCGCCATGTCGATCATCCTGACCGGCGTTTCGGTGGCCACCGTGACGGCGGCTCCCGTCGGCGCCTATGTCGGCGATATCTGGGGCTGGCGCACGGCCTTCATGATCGCGGCGGTCGTCGGCGCGCTGACCTTGCTGGTTCAGCTTGCCACCATTCCCAGCCTGCCGCCGACGGCGGTGGCGAGCTTCCGGACCCTGATCGACGTGCTGAAGCGGCCGACGATCCGCGTCGCTCTCCTGGTCGTGCTGCTCGTCGCCTCCGGACAGTTTGCCGGCTTCACCTATGTGCGGCCGTTCCTGGAGACGGTTCCCGTCATGCCGATCGAGACCATTTCGCTGGTGCTGCTCGCCTATGGCATCGGCGGCTTCTTCGGCAATTTCGCCGGCGCCTTCCTGGCCGAGCGCAACCTGAAGCTTGCGGTCGCGCTGGCGCCGTTGTTGATCGCGCTGTCGGCGCTTGCCATGCTGATCCTCGGCGCCTCGCCGGTGATCGCGGCCATCGCGGTTGCCGCCTGGGGCTTTGCCTTCGGCGCGGTGCCGGTCGGGCTGCAGACCTGGCTGGTGCGCGCCGCGCCCGACCAGGCCGAGAGCGCCGGCGGCCTGATGGTCGCGACGTTCCAGGTGGCGATCGCGCTGGGCGCGGTCTTCGGCGGCCTGCTGGTCGACCATGCCGGTGTCGCCAGCGCCTTCGCCTATGGCGCCGCGGCGACGCTGCTCGCGGCCCTGGTGACTTTCGCGATCGGGCCGAAACAGGCTGAATAGTTTAACTCGGTATGAGCTTTTCGCTTCGACCCGGGGCCCTCGGCGGCTCCGGGTCGAAGCTGTCATTGTGGCTGCTGGAAAGTCGGTGATTTGGCAAACGGAACAAGCCAGCAATCCTGGCCGCTGTTATCCGACGCGATCAACCGATGACCGAAGCCACCGGCCTTCTTGGCGAAAAAGGCAAGGTGGGTCCGTACCCGAACCGCATCACAAGATCAGGTCTGCGGGTCTCGCCGACGATCGCCGCCAGGTCGGCGCGCAGGCGGGCGACCTCGATGGGCTGATTGATAAAGGCGATCTTGAGCCCCAGACCCGTTGCGGCCAAAGCGAAGCGCTGGCAGGCCTGGCCGACCCTGATCCAGTGATCATGGTCCGGTCGCTCGCCAAAAAAGATCGCGACCCCGGCGGAAGAGTCAATTTGACGGGCGTAGTTCTGATTTTCCTGCGCGACGTTGAATAGCCGGTCGAACGCGATCCGACCCAAGCCAGTCGGCAGCACCGGATTGCCGCTCGCGGCAGAGAAGAGCCCATCAGCTCGAGCCATCGCGCTGCGCGGGTTGAATCGTATCCACTGCTTCAGTTCACGCATGAACGCGGGGTCGTTCATCTGCTCTTCGTTGCCGGCAAGGACGGTATCCCGAACCTTTATCATCCGTGTCCTGTCGGTGACGAGTGCGAGGCTTACACCTGGGATCGCAGCTGTTCGCTCGACTTCGACGAGGTCCGCCGCAGGGACAGCACGACCGTCGTATTCGGCACGCGTCGATTGGCGTTTTGAAATGGCGTCGACCAGCGGGTCCACGTTTGGCGCGCCCATGACGTAATCGTAACGGACACCATCGCCGTCGGCTGTGAGCGAGGCCTCGCCCGGACGGCCTGTCGCCGCCGCGGCGAGTGCAAGGTTGGTCATGGCGCATCCCAGGCTGACATAGAGATGATGGTCGTCAGGGTCGACGACAGGAGTCCGCCTCCGAAAGTCAGGCCGTATCTCGATTGCTTGCCCTTCCAACCGGAACCGCCAGGGCTGCGTATTATGGCTGTTGGCCGCCAAGGTGGCGTAGCGGACCACGGCTTCAAGGTCGGGCGTCAGTTGGCCATGCAATCGCGCGGTGAAAGCCTCATACTGGGCCATCGATCCGACCGCCGATCGCCAGCCGGCTACACCGGCGCCCGCCGCGACAACCAAGGCGCCTGCGCCGACGAGCATCGTTCGCCTGTTCATCGTGCCCTCTTGGCCAAACTCGCAGGCAAGATAGTGCCAGTCGGAAGGTTACCCTTTGATCTCCATCAAGGCCTGCTGGTCGACCATGCTGGCATGCAAGCGCTTGCATCCATAGCGAGCGGCAAAGCGCTTGCGGCAATGGCCCTTTCCTGCTCGGACCCAAGGTTCTGGCGCTCCCTAGGCAGCGCGTCCGTCGAATTCGAAGACCTGCACTGCGGCGAGGTCGATCCCCTCGAGGCAATTGATGTTGATGTAGGCGCTGCGCTCACTGCTTTGGCTGACATCCTCGGCGAAGGGATGGATGCCGCAGGTCCGGCAGAAGCGATGCGCGATCGAGCCCTTGCCAAAAGTGTATTTGCCGAGGTCATCGCCCCAGGCGACCAACCGTAAGCTTTCATGCGGCACGGCCCAAAGCAGCGCGCCCTTGCGCGCGCAGATCGAACAATTGCAGCGCACGACGCCGCCGAGCTCGCCTTCGACCTCGAACGCCACCTTGCCGCAATGGCAGCTGCCTTTGTACAGCATCGGTCTCTTCCTATCACTGGCAGGTGCAGAGGCACGCTTGCCGGGTTATCCCTTGCGCAGGCCTGGCCTGCCGCATCAAGTCTTTGTTTTCACCCAATTCCGGACGGAAACCGCTACACGCTTTTCCTGGAATTGCTTTAAAGACGTTGCATCCTTGCGGAGTCCGACATCGACATGCAATCCGTCCGCGACCGTCTCGAAATCATCCTGTCACGTCTTGCCAATCGCGCCGGCGACGAGAAGGTCTACACCAAGCTTTATGCCGAAGCGGCGTCCGCCGCCGCCGATGCGGCCGATGCCCGCCGGAAGGCGGGCGTAAGCCTCGGACCGCTCGATGGCGTAATCATTTCGATCAAGGATCTGTTCGATGTCGCCGGCGAGCCGACGAGGGCGGGCTCGCTGATGCGCGCCGGTGCCCAGCCAGCCGCGCGGGACGCGGCGATCGTGCGCCGGCTGCGCCAGGCAGGCGCCGTGATCCTCGGCAAGACCAGCATGACCGAGTTCGCCTTCACCGCCATCGGCGACAATCCGCATTACGGCACGCCGGGCAATGCCGCCGATGCCAGCCTGATCCCGGGCGGCTCGTCGTCCGGAGCGGCGGTCGCGGTGGGCGAGGGCAGCAGTGACATCTCCGTCGGCTCGGACACCGGCGGCTCGGTGCGCATTCCGGCCGCGCTCAACGGCGTCGTCGGCTTCAAGCCGACGGCACGGCGCGTGCCGCTCTCCGGCGCCTTTCCCTTGTCGGCGACGCTGGATTCGATCGGGCCGCTCGCCCGCAGCGTGGCTGATTGCATGGCTGCCGACGCGATCATGGCGGGCGAGGAGCAAACTGCTCTCCAGCCGATCCCGCTCGCCGGCCTGCGTGTCGGCATTCCGCGCGGCCGGCTCTTTGACGACACGCAAGCCGAGCTCGCCGCAGCCTTCGAGCAGTGCATCGGCAAGATCGGACAAGTCGGCGGGCACGTCGCCGACTTGCCGATCGGCGATCTCATCGCCGAGATGCGCGCAGCGACCAAAAGGGCTTCGATCGCGTCGATGGAAGGCGCGGAAGTGCATGCCGATTGGCTGGCGTCCGGCGCGTCGGTGCCGGTCGATCCGCATGTCAGCGGGCCTTTGTCGCGCGCGCTGACGGTTCCCGCTTCCGCCTACATCAGGACAATCCGCCGCCGGACAGAACTGGTTGCGGCCATGGAGGCCCGGCTGCAAGCGGTCGACGTGCTTGCCCTGCCTACCGTGCCGATGGTTGCGCCGTCGATCGCCGCCATGGCCGGCGATGAAGCGCTTCGGGACCGAACGGAAGGTCTGCTCTTACGCAACACGCAGGTCGCCAACCAGTTCGATCTGTGTGCCATCTCGCTGCCGATGCCCGGCACAAAGCTGCCGGCCGGACTGATGCTGGTGGCGAGGCATGGGCACGATCGTCGCCTTCTCGGCATCGCCGCGTCGGTGGAGGCTTTGCTGAAGGGCTGAGGCTGATGGCCCGGGCGGCGAGCCTCAATGTGCCGAGCAATGGCCGCGCTCGCTGTCCTTCGCTGCCCTCTCGATGCCCGTCGCGACCAGTGTCGGCAGGCTGTACCGCTTGCCGTTGAAACTATGCGGCCGGCTCTCGATCGTGCCGGCAACGACGACCTTGCCAGCATAGAGCTTATCCGACAGGTCGAGCGCCTTGTCCTGTTGCGGCAGGCTGTCAATGTCGACCGAGACGCCCTTGATGATCTTGCCGGAGGCGAGGTCGAGCGCGCTGTTCGAAGGGCAGGGCGCCATCACGCAGCGCAAGCCGTTGTCGCAGGGGACGTAGCTGCCCTGTCCGTCGGAACGGGCTTCGGCCCCGGACAGGCAGAAGCCAGCGATCAACAGGGCTCTCGCGGCACTTTTAGGCATAGCTGGAAGGTCGTCGTCAAATCCGGGAAAATTGAGGCAGGCGTCAGTCGGTCGGAAAGCGCTGCCGGTAGTGCTCGATCACTTCAGGGTTGCGCAGGTTGACCGGCAGCTTGTTGGCCAGCACCAGCAAGGCCTCGCCGGCGGCGCCGACGCCCATGCGCATCATCGATTCCTCGGTGATGCCGGCCATATGCGGGGTGACGATGACGTTGTCGAAGCCGAAATAGGGATGGTTCGGCGGCAGCGGCTGGGTCGCGAAGACGTCGAGCGCGGCGCCGCCGATGCGACCCTTCCGCAGGGCTTCGATCAGCGCCTCGTCGTCGACCACCGGTCCGCGCGAGACATTGATCAAAAGCGCATCGGGCTTCATGCGGGCGATGCGCTCGCCGCTGATCAGGCCGCGCGTTTCCTCGGTCAGCGGACAGCAGAGCACGATGATGTCGCTCTGCTCGACCAGCGCGTCGATCGACAGGAAGCCGACGCGTTCCGGCGCCGGACGCAAGCCGCGCGTGGTCGCCACGACATTGAGGTCGAAACCGTGCGCCGCGATATGGCCGACGGCCTGACCGACCGCCCCAAGACCGACGATGCCGATCGTCTTGCCGGCGAGTTCGCTGGTCGAATTGGCGTGCTCGCGCCCAGCGAGCCAGCCCTTGGCGCGCAGGTCGCGATCCATGACGCGGAAGCGCCGCAACAGCGCAAGCGCCGTGAACATCACATGCTCGGCGACCGAGCGGGCATTGACGGCCGGCACGTTCGCCACCAGCACGCCGGCCGCGGTCGCCGCCTCGACCGGGATCATGTCCAGACCCGCGCCGTGGCGGATCGCCGCGCGCAGGTTTTTGGCGCCATCGAAGAGTTCCGGCGGCAGCGGCGCGCGCACGATGACGATGTCGGCGTCCTTCGCCTCGGCGGCCAGCGTCCTGGCATCGAGGGCGGACGCAATAGCCAGCCTGCCGGCGCCGGCCAGCATTTTGGTGGCGCGTGGATGCAGCGGATGCGTCGACAGGATCTTGGGCATCAGCGTTCAGGCCTTCTCGAGCGTCGCGCTTTTCGGCTCCGTCCAGCGACCTTCGATGATCCCCTTCCAGTAGCTCTCCGCGCCCTGCAGATGGGCGCTCATCAGCGCCTGGGCGAGGTTGCCGTCGCGGCGCAGCAGCGCCTCGTAGATCTGGATATGCTCGGCATGCGAGCGCACGCTGCGCTCGGGGTCGTTGAAATAGATCGGCAGGCGCTGCTCGCCCATCAGATAGTAGACGCTGCAGATATTGTGGAAGACGCCGTTCTTGGTCGCCCGCACGATCTCGAGGTGGAACTCGCGGTCTTCCTTGGCGAGGCCTTCGCCGGCGGCAATGCGCTCCTCGGAGGCCTTCAGGATCTCGCGCAGCCGCTCGAAATTCTCTTCCGTTGCGCGCGAGCAGGCAAGCTCGGCCGCCTTGATCTCATGGATCTTGCGCAGCTCGACGGTCTCGTAGATCTGCACCGGATCGAGCGGCAGGCCGGCGCGGGCGAAAAGCGCCAACGCTTCTACGCTCGCCTGCTTGGTGTCGATATAGATGCCGGACTTGGCGCGGCGCTCGACGATGCGCATGGCTTCCAGGATCGCCAGCGCCTCACGGATCTGGCCGCGGCTGACGCCGAAATGCTCCGCCAGCTCGCGCTCCGACGGGGTGCGGCCCGACTCCTTGTCCGAGTTGGAGAACAGATAGGCGGCGAGTTCCGCAAGAAGGTTCTTTTCTTTCATCGTCAGATGCGTTGCGCGTGCGCCTCCAGGAAGCGCTCCGAAATGGTGAATCCCAATCCGGGCTTTTCAGGGATCGCTATCATACCGTCCTTTGCTTCGACAGTCTCCTCGACCAGATCGTGGATCATCGGATTGGCGCCCAGCGAATATTCGACGACGAAGCTCGCGGGCGAGGCCGCGCAGACATGCAGCCCGGCAAAGAAGCAGGGTGCGCCGGCCCAAAGATGCGGCGCAAAGCGCAGGTTGAAGGCGCTGGCGATGGTGCCGATCTTCATTGCCTCGCTGATGCCGCCGCAGAACGCGGGGTCCGGCTGGAAGATGTCGGCCGATTTCAGCACCGCGAGGTCGCGGAAGGCATAGCGCGTCGCCTCGCTCTCGCCGGTGGCGACGGGGACCGAGCCCGAGGCGCGCACCTCGGCCATACCAGGCTTGTCGTCGGCGATCACCGGCTCCTCGAACCAGGCGAGATCGAGATCGGCGGTGAGACTGATGAAGCGCTTCGCCTCGGCGACCGTGTAAGTGCCGTGCGCGTCGACCATCAACTCGACGTCCGGGCCGATCGCTTGCCGCGCGGCACGCACGCGCGCGGCCGAAATATGCGGCGCGCCGTCCATGGCGCCGACGCGCATCTTCAGCGCCTTGAAGCCGCCTTTGGCGATGTAGGATTTGAGCTGCTCGCCGATCGCGTCGGCCCCTGCCCAACCGCCCGACGCATAGGCCTGCATGCGCTCGACCTTGCGGCCGCCGAGCAGCCGCCACACCGGCTGCCCCAACGATTTGCCGAGGATGTCCCAGAGCGCGATGTCGACGGCGCTGATCGCCGCCACGCTCATGCCACGCCGCGCCAGCTGAGGCATGGCGTGGCCGCCATGGGCCGCCGTTTGATGGCGCACGCCGTTGTAGAGCATCTCCCAGATGATGCCGATGTCGGCCGGGTCGCGGCCGATAAGCTGCGGCGCAATCTCATGGTTCAGCATGTGGACCAGCGCGCCATAGCTGCCCGCGCTGCCGGCGGCGTTCTTGCCTTCGCCCCAGCCGACCAGGCCGTCCTCGGTCTCGATGCGCAGGATGGCGGCGTCGAACGTCGTCACCTGACCGAAGTCGCTGCGGTGCTGCCGCTCCGCTTCGATCGGTATGCGAACCCACCAGGCTTGGACGTTTCTGATACGCATCTTCATCCCCGGCCCCGCCGCCCGGCGAGGGCGGAAGGGCTAAGCTTCGATCGGATCCTCTACTTGATCAGCGGCAGCAACGTTTCGGCGGTGATGCGCATCTGGTCGGTGTAGAATTTCTCGGTGAGCACACTGGAGCCGTGGTCCTGGATAAATTTGAGCTGCTCGGGCGAGATGTCGACCGGGTTGCGCTCCACCATCTCCGGATAGGGAGCGGCCGGCGTGCGGTCGACGGGCGCGACGAACTCATTGGTCAGCGCGCCGTCATAGCCGATCTCCTTCAACGTGCCGACGATCTTCGGCCAATCGATCTGGCCGAGGCCAGCGGCGAAGCGGTTGTTGTCGGCGACATGGAAGTCGTAGAGGCGTTTTCCGACCTGCCGGATGGCGTCATAGACGTTAAATTCCTCCATGTGGATGTGGTAGGCGTCGAGGCAGACGCCGCATTCCGGGCTCACCGCGTCGGCGAGCGCCAGCGCCTGGGCGCCGCGGTTGAAGAGATAGGTCTCGAAGCGGTTGAGCGGCTCCACGGCGATCTTGACGCCGACCTTCTTGGCATGGGCGAAACATTCGCGCGTGGCGTCCACCACCCAGCCCCATTCTTCCGCCTCGGTGCCGTCCGGCACCACCTTGCCGACGGTCGCGGGAACCAGTGTGATGATCTCGCCGTCAAGCTCGCTCACCATGGTCAGCACGTCCTTGACGTATTGCACCGAGCGCTCGCGCTGGCCCTGGTTCTTGGCGGCAAGGTTGCGTTCGCCCAGCATCAGCGTCACCGCGCCCCAGCAGCGGATGCCGTGCTCCTTCAGCAGCGCGCGCGTCTCCTTGATCCGGTACTGCTCGGGCTCGCCGGAAATCTCGATCGACTCATAGCCGAACTTCTTGATGCGCTTGAGCGTCACCTCCAGCGGCTCCGCCCGCATCCAGTTGTGCGTCGAAAGATGCATGGTCTATCCTTCCCAGAATTCGCCTGTCACTTTTGCCCCGACGCCTCCGAAAAGAGCGCGCCGCACGATTCCTCCCCAAGGCGTTCCAGCGATTTTTCTTGAAAACTGGTTCGACCAATTGGGCCTGAGATGACCTCTACAGCAAATTCACATGAACGGCAAGGAGACCGCACATGACGGCCTGCTCTCCATGCAATTTGTTGATTTAAATGGATTAAATCTTCCTCTCACGGTTATGGCCGCTGCCTTTCCGCCGTTTGCTGTGGCTTGACCGGGTGGCTGGATTTGGTAATACCAGAATGACGCCCCGTTTTGGCGCCGACACCGAACGACCAAACAGGCTGGCCCTCATTCCAATCGGCGCTATGCTTGGTCGCGAAAACCGAGAAGGGAGGATGCCGATGCCGACGACAATGAAGGGTCCCGGCCTGTTTCTGGCGCAGTTCGCGGGCGACGCGGCGCCGTTCAATTCACTGGCCTCGATCACCAAATGGGCAGCCGGTCTGGGCTACAAGGGCGTGCAGATCCCGACCTGGGACGGGCGCCTGTTCGACCTCAAGAAGGCGGCATCGTCGAAGGCCTATTGCGACGAG
The window above is part of the Mesorhizobium sp. WSM4904 genome. Proteins encoded here:
- a CDS encoding MFS transporter, which gives rise to MTEPATGVIDDAVLDRTEPEERTEPVWGAVVSLALGVFGLVTAEFLPASLLTRLAQDLGVSEGAAGQAVTATAVVGAIAAPTMAIVTKRLDRRLVMWMLTVLLIVSNLVAAFASSLAMLLLARVVLGIALGGFWSMSAAMAMRLVPMRLMPRAMSIILTGVSVATVTAAPVGAYVGDIWGWRTAFMIAAVVGALTLLVQLATIPSLPPTAVASFRTLIDVLKRPTIRVALLVVLLVASGQFAGFTYVRPFLETVPVMPIETISLVLLAYGIGGFFGNFAGAFLAERNLKLAVALAPLLIALSALAMLILGASPVIAAIAVAAWGFAFGAVPVGLQTWLVRAAPDQAESAGGLMVATFQVAIALGAVFGGLLVDHAGVASAFAYGAAATLLAALVTFAIGPKQAE
- a CDS encoding nitroreductase family protein — translated: MNRRTMLVGAGALVVAAGAGVAGWRSAVGSMAQYEAFTARLHGQLTPDLEAVVRYATLAANSHNTQPWRFRLEGQAIEIRPDFRRRTPVVDPDDHHLYVSLGCAMTNLALAAAATGRPGEASLTADGDGVRYDYVMGAPNVDPLVDAISKRQSTRAEYDGRAVPAADLVEVERTAAIPGVSLALVTDRTRMIKVRDTVLAGNEEQMNDPAFMRELKQWIRFNPRSAMARADGLFSAASGNPVLPTGLGRIAFDRLFNVAQENQNYARQIDSSAGVAIFFGERPDHDHWIRVGQACQRFALAATGLGLKIAFINQPIEVARLRADLAAIVGETRRPDLVMRFGYGPTLPFSPRRPVASVIG
- a CDS encoding GFA family protein — translated: MLYKGSCHCGKVAFEVEGELGGVVRCNCSICARKGALLWAVPHESLRLVAWGDDLGKYTFGKGSIAHRFCRTCGIHPFAEDVSQSSERSAYININCLEGIDLAAVQVFEFDGRAA
- a CDS encoding amidase, translated to MQSVRDRLEIILSRLANRAGDEKVYTKLYAEAASAAADAADARRKAGVSLGPLDGVIISIKDLFDVAGEPTRAGSLMRAGAQPAARDAAIVRRLRQAGAVILGKTSMTEFAFTAIGDNPHYGTPGNAADASLIPGGSSSGAAVAVGEGSSDISVGSDTGGSVRIPAALNGVVGFKPTARRVPLSGAFPLSATLDSIGPLARSVADCMAADAIMAGEEQTALQPIPLAGLRVGIPRGRLFDDTQAELAAAFEQCIGKIGQVGGHVADLPIGDLIAEMRAATKRASIASMEGAEVHADWLASGASVPVDPHVSGPLSRALTVPASAYIRTIRRRTELVAAMEARLQAVDVLALPTVPMVAPSIAAMAGDEALRDRTEGLLLRNTQVANQFDLCAISLPMPGTKLPAGLMLVARHGHDRRLLGIAASVEALLKG
- a CDS encoding hydroxyacid dehydrogenase yields the protein MPKILSTHPLHPRATKMLAGAGRLAIASALDARTLAAEAKDADIVIVRAPLPPELFDGAKNLRAAIRHGAGLDMIPVEAATAAGVLVANVPAVNARSVAEHVMFTALALLRRFRVMDRDLRAKGWLAGREHANSTSELAGKTIGIVGLGAVGQAVGHIAAHGFDLNVVATTRGLRPAPERVGFLSIDALVEQSDIIVLCCPLTEETRGLISGERIARMKPDALLINVSRGPVVDDEALIEALRKGRIGGAALDVFATQPLPPNHPYFGFDNVIVTPHMAGITEESMMRMGVGAAGEALLVLANKLPVNLRNPEVIEHYRQRFPTD
- a CDS encoding FadR/GntR family transcriptional regulator, which translates into the protein MKEKNLLAELAAYLFSNSDKESGRTPSERELAEHFGVSRGQIREALAILEAMRIVERRAKSGIYIDTKQASVEALALFARAGLPLDPVQIYETVELRKIHEIKAAELACSRATEENFERLREILKASEERIAAGEGLAKEDREFHLEIVRATKNGVFHNICSVYYLMGEQRLPIYFNDPERSVRSHAEHIQIYEALLRRDGNLAQALMSAHLQGAESYWKGIIEGRWTEPKSATLEKA
- a CDS encoding mandelate racemase/muconate lactonizing enzyme family protein — protein: MRIRNVQAWWVRIPIEAERQHRSDFGQVTTFDAAILRIETEDGLVGWGEGKNAAGSAGSYGALVHMLNHEIAPQLIGRDPADIGIIWEMLYNGVRHQTAAHGGHAMPQLARRGMSVAAISAVDIALWDILGKSLGQPVWRLLGGRKVERMQAYASGGWAGADAIGEQLKSYIAKGGFKALKMRVGAMDGAPHISAARVRAARQAIGPDVELMVDAHGTYTVAEAKRFISLTADLDLAWFEEPVIADDKPGMAEVRASGSVPVATGESEATRYAFRDLAVLKSADIFQPDPAFCGGISEAMKIGTIASAFNLRFAPHLWAGAPCFFAGLHVCAASPASFVVEYSLGANPMIHDLVEETVEAKDGMIAIPEKPGLGFTISERFLEAHAQRI
- a CDS encoding sugar phosphate isomerase/epimerase, with the protein product MHLSTHNWMRAEPLEVTLKRIKKFGYESIEISGEPEQYRIKETRALLKEHGIRCWGAVTLMLGERNLAAKNQGQRERSVQYVKDVLTMVSELDGEIITLVPATVGKVVPDGTEAEEWGWVVDATRECFAHAKKVGVKIAVEPLNRFETYLFNRGAQALALADAVSPECGVCLDAYHIHMEEFNVYDAIRQVGKRLYDFHVADNNRFAAGLGQIDWPKIVGTLKEIGYDGALTNEFVAPVDRTPAAPYPEMVERNPVDISPEQLKFIQDHGSSVLTEKFYTDQMRITAETLLPLIK